The Mangrovivirga cuniculi genomic sequence ATAGAAGATGCTCCATCTGCTTCTGATCATATCGAAAAAGCTATATTTCAGGATCCGTTTCATAGCCCTACCTTGTTTAATTTAAATCTAAAACCGTTTTTTTGAGATGAATCTTCTTTTCCTTTCTGCTCCTTTAAAAGAAGCTGTGCGATAGAAGCTTCCACACCTTGTGAACCAGTAAGCTCATCAAGTTTGTCCTGGTCTCCCTGGAAGTAAATCTTACCTTCCATTAAAAAAATGATTTCATCAGCCATTTTTTCAACTACATCCATAATGTGAGTCGTTAAAATAATTATCTTCCCTTCCTGCTTCTTTTCCTCAATCAGTTTTC encodes the following:
- a CDS encoding AAA family ATPase, with translation MFDAQYILLDEPTSGLDPVAMIALRKLIEEKKQEGKIIILTTHIMDVVEKMADEIIFLMEGKIYFQGDQDKLDELTGSQGVEASIAQLLLKEQKGKEDSSQKNGFRFKLNKVGL